A region of Gammaproteobacteria bacterium DNA encodes the following proteins:
- the prsR gene encoding PEP-CTERM-box response regulator transcription factor, producing MTDHKRKLLIIEDDPGLQAQLRWCFEDCEVIIAGDRETGLEELKKHGPAVVTLDLGLPPDSSGTTEGFLALEQILEIAPHTKVVVVTGNNERENAMRAVALGASDFFYKPIDSDILGFIVNRSYRLNELEVENHRLSIQPQDSPLEGVITSSPEMLQVCRTIEKVAPSDATILVLGESGTGKELLARSLHLLSNRGDGPFVAINCAAIPENLLESELFGYEKGAFTGAVKSTPGKIEMASGGTLFLDEVGDMPMSLQAKLLRFLQERVIDRVGGRVPIQVDIRVVCATHKNLQDLIENQLFREDLYYRLSEISVRVPPLKERTGDVLLLSRIFLEKFSQQQGGKAHRLGKDALIALEEYPWPGNVRELENRIKRAVIMADHKIISASDLELGDSPGGSSVSFELKGLREDTERQAVMRALSHVNGKIAPAAELLGVSRPTLYDLIRKYELK from the coding sequence ATGACAGATCATAAAAGAAAATTATTAATAATAGAAGATGATCCAGGCTTACAGGCGCAATTGCGCTGGTGTTTTGAGGATTGTGAGGTCATTATCGCGGGTGATCGCGAGACTGGGTTGGAAGAATTAAAGAAGCACGGGCCAGCGGTGGTTACCCTGGATCTTGGCTTACCGCCGGATTCGAGCGGAACGACGGAAGGCTTTCTCGCGCTTGAGCAGATACTGGAGATTGCTCCGCACACCAAAGTTGTGGTGGTTACCGGTAATAATGAACGTGAGAATGCCATGCGTGCGGTTGCGTTGGGTGCCAGTGATTTTTTCTACAAGCCGATTGATTCAGATATTCTGGGCTTTATTGTCAATCGTTCTTACCGTTTGAATGAGCTGGAGGTCGAGAATCATCGACTGAGCATACAGCCTCAGGATTCACCTCTGGAAGGTGTGATTACCAGTAGTCCCGAGATGTTACAGGTCTGTCGGACTATTGAGAAGGTAGCGCCATCCGATGCGACTATTCTGGTGTTGGGTGAGAGTGGTACGGGTAAGGAATTACTCGCTAGATCTTTGCATCTATTGAGTAATCGTGGTGATGGGCCCTTTGTTGCCATTAATTGTGCGGCTATTCCTGAAAACCTGCTGGAAAGTGAACTGTTCGGTTATGAAAAAGGTGCCTTTACCGGTGCCGTGAAGAGTACGCCGGGTAAGATTGAGATGGCGTCGGGTGGTACCTTGTTCCTGGATGAGGTGGGCGATATGCCGATGTCATTGCAGGCGAAGTTGTTACGCTTCCTGCAGGAAAGGGTTATCGACCGTGTGGGTGGACGAGTGCCTATTCAGGTTGATATTCGTGTGGTTTGTGCAACCCATAAAAACCTTCAGGATTTGATTGAAAATCAGTTGTTTAGAGAGGATCTTTATTATCGACTGAGTGAGATTTCTGTGCGTGTGCCGCCGCTAAAGGAACGGACTGGCGATGTATTGCTGCTATCCCGTATCTTCCTGGAGAAATTCAGCCAGCAACAAGGCGGTAAGGCGCATAGATTAGGTAAGGATGCATTGATTGCGCTGGAAGAATACCCATGGCCAGGTAATGTGCGCGAACTGGAAAACAGGATCAAGCGCGCAGTGATTATGGCTGATCACAAAATTATTTCTGCCTCCGATCTGGAGCTAGGGGACTCACCCGGCGGATCAAGTGTCAGCTTTGAGCTCAAGGGCTTGCGTGAAGATACCGAACGCCAGGCAGTGATGAGAGCGTTGTCGCATGTGAATGGCAAGATCGCACCGGCTGCGGAGTTATTGGGTGTTAGCCGACCTACCCTTTATGATTTAATCCGTAAGTATGAACTGAAGTAA